The Mastomys coucha isolate ucsf_1 unplaced genomic scaffold, UCSF_Mcou_1 pScaffold13, whole genome shotgun sequence genome has a window encoding:
- the Grxcr2 gene encoding glutaredoxin domain-containing cysteine-rich protein 2 produces the protein MEFSEKKLSQKSDDKPRKVRFKISSSYSGRVLKQVFEDGQELESPKEEYPHSFLQEALEPMDGVYGSGEAPKPQLYSPKLTAQRISVFRDSGTYTLAGSQPLFNDYKANDHKPPPIIDFGKIIIYTNNLKIIRTPMDKRDFMRKILQKEEVAEEESLMITGENDDSKERSGSPLPESDRTFLHKQHTQDGLVPEENCLHCQGSGIATCSLCHGSKFSMLANRFKESYRALRCPACNENGLQPCRICSP, from the exons ATGGAGTTCTCTGAGAAGAAACTGAGTCAGAAGAGCGACGACAAACCCAGAAAAGTACGGTTTAAAATCTCCTCTTCCTACAGTGGCCGAGTGCTGAAGCAGGTTTTTGAGGATGGGCAAGAATTAGAGTCGCCCAAAGAAGAATATCCTCACAGTTTTCTCCAGGAGGCCCTTGAACCAATGGATGGTGTTTATGGGTCTGGGGAAGCCCCCAAACCCCAGCTGTACTCCCCCAAGCTGACTGCTCAGAGGATCAGCGTATTCAGAGACAGTGGCACCTACACTCTGGCGGGCAGCCAGCCTCTGTTCAATGACTACAAGGCGAATGACCATAAG cCTCCACCTATTATAGACTTTGGGAAGATAATCATCTACACCAATAACCTGAAAATCATCCGAACCCCGATGGACAAAAGGGACTTCATGAGGAAAATCCTCCAAAAGGAGGAGGTGGCTGAGGAAGAGTCTCTGATGATCACAGGGGAAAATGATGACAGCAAGGAGCGGAGTGGCAGCCCCCTGCCAGAATCGGACCGCACATTTCTCCATAAGCAGCACACACAG GATGGGTTGGTCCCTGAGGAGAACTGTCTCCACTGCCAGGGGTCCGGCATTGCCACTTGCTCTCTGTGCCATGGCAGCAAGTTCTCCATGCTGGCTAACAGATTCAAGGAGTCCTATCGAGCCCTCAGGTGCCCTGCCTGCAACGAGAACGGCCTGCAGCCTTGCCGCATTTGCAGCCCCTAG